In one Bombyx mori chromosome 22, ASM3026992v2 genomic region, the following are encoded:
- the LOC101742049 gene encoding arrestin homolog: MLDLISLVLVVAVKVFKKTTPNGKVTVYLGKRDFIDHVDYCDPVDGVVVVDTEYLKGRKVYSQLVTTYRYGREEDEVMGVKFSKEMVIGQEQVVPLVNSKMELTPVQEKLLKKLGPNAYPFTFNFPEMAPSSVTLQPAEEDQGKPMGVDYSVRTYVAEQEDQKSHKRSSVTLAIKKLQHAPITRGRRLPSSLVSKGFTFSNGKINLEVTLDREIYYHGEKIAANVIVSNNSRKSVRNIRCMVVQHVEITMINSQFSRHVASLESREGCPVTPGASLSKTFYMVPLARNSKDVRGVALDGHLKEDDVNLASSTLVAEGKCPADAIGIVVSYSVRVKLNCGTLGGELVTDVPFKLLHPAEGTVERQRFNAMKKMQSIERHRYENTLYTNEEEDNIVFEDFARLRMNEPE, from the exons atgttagatcttatatctctgGTGTTGGTAGTTGCTGTTAAAGTGTTTAAGAAAACAACTCCAAATGGAAAAGTCACGGTTTACCTTGGCAAGCGCGACTTCATTGATCATGTGGATTATTGCGATCCTGTCGATGGAGTAGTGGTCGTTGACACCGAATATCTGAAAGGCAGAAAAGTTTATAGTCAG TTGGTGACAACATACCGCTACGGTAGAGAGGAAGATGAAGTGATGGGAGTGAAATTTTCCAAGGAAATGGTGATTGGACAAGAACAAGTCGTGCCTCTGGTCAATTCCAAAATGGAACTAACACCTGTCCAAGAAAAGTTGCTTAAGAAACTTGGTCCTAATGCTTATCCTTTCACTTTTAATTTCCCTGAAATGGCACCCAGCTCG GTGACACTGCAACCTGCTGAAGAAGATCAAGGCAAACCAATGGGCGTAGATTACTCCGTGAGAACGTATGTTGCCGAGCAAGAAGACCAGAAAAGTCATAAGAGGAGCTCCGTGACTCTCGctattaaaaaa ttacAACACGCTCCGATAACTCGCGGACGTCGCCTTCCAAGCTCGCTGGTCAGCAAAGGATTCACCTTCAGCAATGGCAAGATTAATCTCGAAGTAACTCTGGATCGTGAAATTTACTATCATGGAGAGAAAATTGCAGCTAACGTGATCGTTTCCAACAACTCAAGAAAATCCGTCCGTAACATTAGATGTATGGTTGTGCAGCATGTCGAAATTACGATGATCAACTCTCAATTCAGCCGCCATGTCGCTTCTCTTGAGAGTCGTGAAGGATGCCCCGTGACACCTGGAGCTAGCCTATCTAAGACTTTCTACATGGTACCTTTGGCTCGTAACAGCAAGGATGTCCGCG GTGTGGCCCTGGATGGCCATCTCAAAGAAGACGACGTGAACTTGGCTAGTTCGACTCTTGTTGCTGAAGGTAAATGTCCTGCTGACGCCATTGGTATCGTGGTGTCTTACTCTGTGCGAGTGAAGTTGAACTGTGGAACTCTTGGAGGAGAACTGGTTACTGATGTGCCATTCAAACTGCTGCATCCTGCTGAAG GCACTGTTGAGCGTCAACGTTTCAATGCAATGAAGAAGATGCAGTCTATTGAGAGACATCGCTATGAAAATACTCTTTACACTAATGAAGAGGAAGACAACATTGTTTTCGAGGATTTTGCTCGTCTTCGAATGAATGAACCCGAATAA
- the LOC101742196 gene encoding peroxisomal targeting signal 2 receptor — protein MPTFLTPGRHGYSVRFSRTRPDALAVATSQYYGLAGGGTLFFLELAPDGGTLIEVQKLEWSDGLFDVTWSGSSDNTAACGAGDGTVIVWRVGCAAPLRVLRAHTSEVCSVDWPRGHLLSASWDTTVKLWDPESETCLSTFTGHSQLVYTAVFSPHSPATFASVSGDGHLKLWACSESVRPAAVVKAHDAEVLSCDWSSTETHALATAGSDGLVRGWDLRRLTSPMFTLKGCECAVRRVQFSPHSPSVLAAVSYDFTTRIWDLKRGCDPLETIRHHSEFTYGLAWSPLRPHQLADCGWDSLVHVFTPRSLA, from the exons ATGCCAACATTTCTGACGCCTGGTCGTCATGGATATAGCGTCAGGTTCTCTCGGACTCGGCCTGATGCACTGGCAGTTGCCACCAGCCAGTATTACGGATTGGCAGGCGGAGGAACCTTGTTCTTCTTAGAGCTTGCTCCTGATGGCGGGACCTTGATCGAAGTTCAGAAATTAGAGTGGAGCGATGGACTTTTCGATGTG ACTTGGTCAGGCAGCTCAGACAATACGGCTGCCTGTGGGGCCGGTGATGGCACAGTGATTGTTTGGAGGGTCGGTTGTGCAGCTCCTTTGAGAGTTCTCCGGGCGCATACCAGTGAAGTGTGTTCCGTTGATTGGCCCAGAGGCCATTTGCTGAGCGCCAGTTGGGATACAACCGTCAAACTT TGGGACCCCGAGTCAGAAACGTGTCTCAGCACGTTCACGGGTCATTCGCAGCTGGTGTACACGGCGGTGTTCTCTCCCCATTCGCCGGCCACTTTCGCCTCGGTCTCCGGGGACGGACACCTCAAACTATGGGCCTGCAGCGAGTCCGTGAGGCCTGCTGCTGTCGTTAAGGCTCACGATGCCGAG GTGCTGTCGTGCGATTGGAGCAGTACCGAGACGCACGCGCTCGCGACCGCCGGCTCCGACGGGCTCGTCCGTGGCTGGGACCTCAGGAGACTGACCTCGCCGATGTTCACATTAAAAG GGTGCGAGTGTGCTGTGCGGCGGGTGCAGTTCTCGCCGCACTCGCCCTCCGTGTTGGCCGCCGTCTCGTACGACTTTACCACGAG AATCTGGGACCTGAAGCGCGGCTGCGACCCCTTGGAGACGATCCGGCACCACTCGGAGTTCACGTACGGGCTGGCGTGGAGCCCGCTGCGCCCGCACCAGCTCGCCGACTGCGGCTGGGACTCGCTCGTGCACGTGTTCACGCCGCGCTCGCTCGCGTGA